A genome region from Flavobacterium sp. CFS9 includes the following:
- a CDS encoding choice-of-anchor I family protein, producing MKNVSLSLLAALFVMASCNNDETSKNQESEVVVNENPGSFKEIGSITIGGEAAAEISAYDEKTKRLFIVNNSGTNQIDVVDISDPTKPIKIGKIDLTPYEGASNSVAVYDGKLAVALESTLNKQGNGKVVVFNTSDYSLIKQVTVGALPDMITFSPDGKYIMTANEGEPNTDYTQDPNGTISIIETATYAVTTLDFSSFSGQAEALKKEGFRISKFAKSFTQDIEPEYITISDDSKTAWVTLQENNGVAKVDLTSKTITALYPLGFKNFNTAENAIDVSDKDDKIAFNPWKVKGMYMPDAISHFSVNNTPYFVTANEGDAREYAAYADIKRMKDMKLDATAFPDAAALKLETNLGRLNLIADMGDTDGDGDLDELVAFGARSFSIWNGNTGKIVYDSKNDADKKTNDLGTYDDKRSDDKGSEPEAVVSAKMGSQNILFVGLERSDAFMTYDVTNPASPQYLQTVKTGDAPEGILFIPASKSPTKRSLLVVSSEGDGTVKIYQPDLK from the coding sequence ATGAAAAATGTAAGCCTTTCATTATTAGCTGCTTTATTTGTTATGGCAAGCTGTAATAATGATGAAACCTCAAAAAATCAGGAATCCGAAGTAGTAGTCAACGAAAATCCGGGCTCTTTTAAAGAAATCGGTTCTATTACCATTGGCGGAGAGGCAGCCGCTGAAATTTCGGCTTATGATGAAAAAACAAAAAGGCTTTTTATCGTAAACAATAGCGGAACGAATCAAATTGATGTCGTTGATATTTCCGATCCTACAAAACCCATTAAAATTGGTAAAATCGATCTGACTCCATACGAAGGCGCTTCTAACAGTGTTGCAGTTTACGATGGAAAACTGGCGGTTGCTTTAGAATCAACTCTTAACAAACAAGGAAATGGAAAGGTGGTTGTTTTTAATACCAGCGATTACAGCTTAATTAAACAAGTTACTGTTGGTGCACTACCTGATATGATTACGTTTTCACCGGATGGAAAATACATCATGACGGCTAACGAAGGAGAGCCTAACACTGATTATACGCAGGATCCAAACGGAACCATTTCTATTATTGAAACGGCTACCTATGCTGTGACTACTTTAGATTTCAGTTCTTTCAGCGGTCAGGCCGAAGCTTTGAAAAAAGAAGGGTTTAGAATTTCAAAATTTGCCAAGAGTTTTACTCAGGACATTGAACCTGAATACATAACGATATCTGATGATTCTAAAACTGCCTGGGTTACTTTACAGGAAAACAACGGTGTTGCCAAAGTAGATTTGACCTCTAAAACCATTACAGCTCTTTATCCTCTGGGCTTTAAAAACTTCAATACCGCCGAAAATGCTATTGATGTTAGTGACAAAGACGATAAAATTGCTTTTAATCCATGGAAAGTAAAAGGAATGTACATGCCGGATGCCATTAGTCATTTTTCAGTTAACAACACTCCTTATTTTGTTACTGCCAACGAAGGTGATGCCAGAGAATATGCAGCCTATGCAGATATTAAAAGAATGAAAGACATGAAACTTGATGCTACCGCTTTTCCTGATGCTGCTGCTTTGAAACTGGAAACCAATCTAGGAAGACTGAATCTTATCGCAGATATGGGAGATACAGATGGTGATGGCGATTTAGATGAACTGGTAGCTTTTGGAGCCCGCTCCTTCTCTATCTGGAACGGAAATACCGGAAAAATTGTTTATGACAGTAAAAATGATGCAGACAAAAAAACAAATGATCTTGGAACTTATGATGATAAACGAAGTGACGACAAAGGTTCTGAACCGGAAGCAGTTGTTTCTGCTAAAATGGGATCTCAGAATATTTTATTTGTAGGTTTAGAAAGATCAGATGCTTTTATGACTTATGATGTAACCAATCCTGCTTCACCGCAATATTTGCAAACGGTAAAAACCGGAGACGCTCCGGAAGGAATACTCTTCATTCCAGCTTCTAAAAGTCCAACCAAAAGAAGTTTGTTAGTCGTTAGCAGTGAAGGAGATGGAACTGTAAAAATATACCAACCGGATTTAAAATAA
- a CDS encoding agmatine/peptidylarginine deiminase, with the protein MSTNNRRFPAEWEKQQGIVLCFPHNGNDWPGKYEAVQWAFVEFIKKVATFETVFLVVADEKLKEKVSGMLEMGRVNLANISFIVHKTNRSWMRDSGPIIVQNGSKREALNFNFNGWAKYKNYQLDKFVPAKIADFIDVPLTQVMYKGKPVIVEGGAIDVNGKGTLLTSEECLMHPTIQVRNAGFTKEDYEAVFKEYLGVTNVIWLGDGIEGDDTHGHIDDLCRFVNEDTIVTIVETDKNDSNYKPLQDNLKRLQNAKLEDGKSPTIVALPMPKRVDFDTLRLPASYANFLILNNCVLVPTFNDSNDRVALNILAECFPDREVIGISCIDFIWGFGTLHCLSQQIPA; encoded by the coding sequence ATGTCAACAAATAATAGAAGATTTCCGGCGGAATGGGAGAAACAACAAGGAATTGTATTGTGTTTTCCGCATAACGGAAACGACTGGCCGGGAAAATACGAAGCTGTTCAATGGGCTTTTGTAGAATTTATTAAAAAAGTAGCCACTTTTGAAACTGTTTTTTTGGTCGTAGCCGATGAAAAACTAAAAGAAAAAGTAAGTGGAATGCTGGAAATGGGACGTGTGAATCTGGCGAATATTTCTTTTATTGTTCACAAGACCAATAGAAGCTGGATGCGTGATTCGGGACCGATTATTGTACAAAATGGTTCAAAAAGAGAAGCTTTGAACTTTAATTTCAACGGTTGGGCAAAGTATAAAAACTATCAGCTGGATAAATTTGTTCCTGCTAAAATTGCCGATTTTATTGATGTTCCGCTTACACAGGTAATGTACAAAGGAAAACCGGTAATTGTAGAAGGCGGTGCAATTGATGTAAACGGAAAAGGAACTTTACTGACTTCTGAAGAGTGCTTGATGCATCCGACTATTCAGGTTAGAAACGCAGGTTTCACCAAAGAAGATTACGAAGCTGTTTTTAAGGAATACTTAGGAGTTACCAATGTAATATGGCTGGGTGATGGAATAGAAGGAGATGATACACACGGACATATCGACGATTTATGTCGATTTGTAAACGAAGATACGATTGTAACGATTGTGGAAACAGATAAAAACGATTCTAATTATAAGCCATTACAGGACAATTTGAAACGTTTGCAAAATGCAAAACTGGAAGATGGAAAGTCGCCAACTATTGTCGCATTGCCAATGCCAAAACGTGTAGATTTTGATACGTTAAGATTACCGGCCAGCTATGCGAATTTCTTAATTCTGAACAATTGTGTTCTGGTTCCTACTTTTAATGATAGTAACGATCGTGTGGCTTTGAATATACTTGCAGAATGTTTCCCTGACAGAGAAGTAATCGGTATCAGCTGTATTGATTTTATCTGGGGATTTGGAACATTACATTGTTTGAGCCAGCAAATTCCGGCTTAA
- the fahA gene encoding fumarylacetoacetase produces the protein MPITANDTKRKSWLEVPENSDFPIQNIPFGVFLTKENVVTVGTRIGDYAIDLGALQQLNYFAGIDLTDDMFMQDTLNDFISYGKITWRLVRNRIADIFDETNPQLRDSKKDRDIVIFNIDDVEMQLPVLIGDYTDFYSSKEHATNVGKMFRDPENALLPNWLHIPVGYHGRSSTIVPSGIPVHRPMGQTLPAGHDTPVFGASRLVDFELETAFITTDVNVMGENISTYEAEDYIFGMVLLNDWSARDIQKWEYVPLGPFLAKNFASSISPWIITMDALEPFRTKGPKQDPTPLPYLQTKGKKAYDIHLEVALKPENQEETVVSKSNFKYMYWSMAQQLTHHTSNGCRVNSGDMMGSGTISGPTEDSFGSMLELTWGGKNPIALNGGGERKFIEDGDTVIIRGYCESNEVRIGFGEVSSQLLPPFVRQ, from the coding sequence ATGCCAATAACCGCTAACGATACTAAGAGAAAATCATGGTTAGAAGTACCAGAAAATAGTGATTTCCCTATTCAAAATATTCCATTCGGTGTATTTCTTACCAAAGAAAATGTTGTTACTGTAGGAACGAGAATTGGCGACTATGCTATAGACTTAGGGGCTCTACAACAATTAAACTATTTTGCAGGAATTGATCTGACTGATGATATGTTCATGCAGGACACTCTTAATGATTTCATTTCTTATGGAAAAATAACCTGGAGACTAGTCCGCAACCGAATCGCTGATATTTTCGACGAGACCAATCCGCAATTAAGAGATTCCAAAAAAGACCGCGATATTGTTATTTTCAATATTGATGATGTCGAAATGCAATTGCCAGTTTTAATTGGTGATTATACGGATTTCTATTCCAGTAAAGAACACGCAACGAACGTTGGAAAAATGTTCCGTGATCCTGAAAATGCTTTATTACCAAACTGGTTACACATTCCGGTAGGATACCACGGAAGAAGTTCTACCATTGTTCCTTCAGGAATTCCGGTACACCGCCCGATGGGACAAACTTTACCTGCCGGTCATGATACCCCGGTATTTGGCGCGTCCCGTTTAGTAGACTTTGAATTAGAAACCGCTTTCATCACTACAGATGTAAATGTAATGGGCGAAAACATTTCAACTTACGAAGCGGAAGACTATATCTTCGGAATGGTTTTATTAAACGACTGGAGTGCGCGTGACATTCAAAAATGGGAATATGTACCACTTGGACCATTTTTAGCGAAAAACTTTGCTTCTTCAATCTCTCCATGGATTATTACAATGGATGCTTTGGAACCTTTTAGAACTAAAGGTCCTAAACAAGATCCTACCCCGCTTCCTTATTTACAAACAAAAGGAAAAAAGGCTTACGATATTCATTTAGAGGTTGCTTTAAAACCTGAAAATCAGGAAGAAACCGTAGTTTCAAAATCAAACTTCAAATACATGTACTGGTCTATGGCACAGCAGTTAACACATCATACCTCAAACGGATGTCGTGTAAACTCAGGTGACATGATGGGTTCAGGAACTATTTCCGGTCCAACTGAAGACAGCTTTGGTTCGATGTTAGAGCTAACATGGGGAGGAAAAAACCCAATAGCCTTAAATGGCGGAGGTGAACGTAAATTTATAGAAGATGGTGATACAGTAATCATCAGAGGTTACTGCGAAAGCAATGAAGTACGTATTGGTTTTGGAGAAGTTTCAAGCCAATTGTTACCTCCTTTTGTGAGACAATGA
- the glyA gene encoding serine hydroxymethyltransferase, whose amino-acid sequence MQRDEQIFDLILEEKDRQIHGLELIASENFVSDEVMKAAGSVLTNKYAEGYPGKRYYGGCEVVDVIEQIAIDRAKELFGAEYANVQPHSGSQANTSVYHACLNPGDTILGFDLSHGGHLTHGSPVNFSGRLYRPVFYGVDAETGRLDYDKIQEIATKEQPKLIIAGASAYSRDMDFARFRQIADSVGAILFADISHPAGLIAKGLMNDPIPHCHIVSTTTHKTLRGPRGGLILMGKDFENPQGLKTPKGEIRMMSSLLDLAVFPGNQGGPLMHIIAAKAVAFGEALKDDFFTYAMQLQKNANAMADAFVKRGYNIISGGTDNHMMLIDLRNKGISGKEAENALVKAEITVNKNMVPFDDKSPFVTSGIRIGTAAITTRGLVEEDMEKIVALIDKVLTDHTNEAVIEEVADEVNEMMSERPIFVY is encoded by the coding sequence ATGCAACGCGACGAACAAATTTTTGACCTTATACTAGAAGAAAAGGACAGACAAATTCACGGATTAGAACTTATCGCTTCAGAAAATTTTGTAAGTGATGAGGTAATGAAAGCAGCTGGTTCTGTTTTAACTAACAAATATGCTGAGGGGTACCCTGGCAAAAGATACTACGGAGGATGCGAAGTAGTAGACGTAATTGAGCAGATTGCTATTGACAGAGCCAAAGAATTATTTGGAGCTGAATATGCAAACGTTCAGCCACACTCTGGATCTCAGGCTAATACATCAGTTTACCATGCATGTTTAAATCCTGGAGACACTATTTTAGGTTTCGACTTATCTCACGGAGGTCACTTAACTCACGGTTCTCCCGTGAATTTCTCAGGTCGTTTGTACCGTCCTGTTTTTTATGGTGTAGATGCTGAAACGGGTCGTTTAGACTATGATAAAATTCAGGAGATCGCCACTAAAGAACAGCCAAAATTAATCATCGCCGGAGCTTCGGCTTATTCACGTGATATGGATTTTGCTCGTTTCAGACAAATTGCTGACAGCGTAGGAGCGATCTTATTTGCTGATATTTCTCATCCTGCAGGTCTTATTGCTAAAGGATTAATGAATGACCCGATTCCACATTGTCATATTGTTTCTACTACTACTCATAAAACATTACGCGGACCACGTGGAGGTTTGATTTTAATGGGGAAAGATTTCGAAAACCCACAAGGTTTAAAAACTCCAAAAGGAGAAATCAGAATGATGTCTTCTTTATTAGATCTTGCTGTTTTCCCTGGAAATCAAGGTGGACCATTAATGCATATCATTGCTGCTAAAGCAGTAGCTTTTGGTGAAGCGCTTAAAGATGATTTCTTTACTTATGCTATGCAATTGCAGAAAAATGCAAACGCTATGGCTGATGCTTTCGTAAAAAGAGGATACAACATTATCTCTGGCGGAACAGATAACCACATGATGCTTATCGACTTAAGAAATAAAGGTATTTCTGGTAAAGAAGCTGAAAATGCATTAGTAAAAGCAGAAATTACAGTAAATAAAAACATGGTTCCATTTGATGATAAATCACCATTTGTAACTTCAGGAATCCGTATTGGAACAGCTGCTATCACTACTCGTGGTTTAGTGGAAGAAGATATGGAAAAGATTGTTGCTTTAATCGATAAAGTGCTTACAGATCATACAAATGAAGCGGTTATCGAAGAGGTAGCAGATGAAGTAAATGAAATGATGAGCGAAAGACCAATTTTCGTTTACTAA
- a CDS encoding tRNA-(ms[2]io[6]A)-hydroxylase produces the protein MGVLRLQLPTDPRWVNIVEKNIEEILTDHAWCEQKAATNAITIITNNSEHQDLVQDLLALAKEEIDHFEQVHNIIIKRGLKLGRERKDDYVNELYQYMKKSGDGSRVSGLVERLLFSAMIEARSCERFKVLSENIQDEELAVFYRELMESEAGHYTTFITYARKYGVGIDVEKRWREWLAFEESIITNYGKGETIHG, from the coding sequence ATGGGCGTATTAAGATTACAACTGCCAACAGACCCGAGATGGGTGAATATCGTAGAGAAAAATATTGAAGAAATCCTGACGGATCATGCTTGGTGTGAGCAAAAAGCAGCAACAAATGCGATTACGATTATCACTAATAATTCTGAGCATCAGGATTTAGTGCAGGATTTATTGGCTTTAGCCAAAGAAGAAATCGATCATTTTGAGCAGGTTCATAATATCATCATTAAGAGAGGATTGAAACTTGGACGTGAGCGTAAAGACGATTACGTAAACGAATTGTATCAGTACATGAAGAAAAGCGGAGACGGAAGCCGTGTTTCCGGATTGGTGGAAAGATTGCTTTTTTCTGCAATGATCGAGGCTAGAAGCTGTGAGCGTTTCAAGGTATTATCTGAAAATATTCAGGACGAAGAACTGGCTGTTTTTTACAGAGAGTTAATGGAAAGCGAAGCGGGACATTACACTACTTTTATCACCTATGCCCGAAAGTACGGCGTTGGAATTGACGTAGAAAAACGTTGGAGAGAGTGGTTAGCTTTCGAAGAATCGATTATTACCAATTACGGAAAAGGAGAAACTATTCACGGGTAA
- a CDS encoding GMP reductase codes for MRIETDLKLGFKDVMIRPKRSTLKSRSEVSLKQDFKFLHSTSTWSGVPIMAANMDTVGTFEMARVLAKEKLFTAIHKHYSPQEWKVFLKDKTADFYNHIAISTGTGVEDFEKISRIIAENPLLKFICIDVANGYSEHFVQFLKQTRKQYSDKVIIAGNVVTGEMVEELLLAGADIVKVGIGGGSVCTTRVKTGVGYPQLSAIIECADAAHGLGGHIISDGGCQTPGDVAKAFGAGSDFVMLGGMLAGHTESGGEVIEIEGEKFKQFYGMSSKTAMEKHVGGVAEYRASEGKTVQVPFKGEVINTILDILGGLRSTCTYVGASRLKELTKRTTFIRVSEQENQVFTK; via the coding sequence ATGAGAATAGAAACTGATTTGAAACTGGGATTTAAAGATGTAATGATTCGTCCAAAGAGATCAACGCTAAAAAGCAGATCAGAAGTCTCTTTAAAGCAAGATTTTAAGTTTTTGCACAGTACTTCAACCTGGTCCGGAGTTCCGATTATGGCGGCCAATATGGATACGGTAGGAACTTTTGAAATGGCCAGAGTTTTAGCGAAAGAAAAACTCTTTACAGCCATTCATAAACACTATTCGCCACAAGAATGGAAGGTGTTTTTAAAAGATAAGACAGCTGATTTTTATAATCATATTGCGATCAGTACGGGAACAGGAGTAGAAGATTTTGAAAAAATAAGCCGGATTATTGCAGAGAATCCATTGCTTAAATTCATTTGTATCGATGTTGCAAATGGCTATTCAGAGCATTTTGTGCAGTTTTTGAAGCAAACCCGCAAACAATATTCCGATAAGGTTATCATTGCCGGAAACGTAGTTACGGGAGAAATGGTTGAGGAATTGCTTTTGGCTGGTGCCGACATTGTAAAAGTAGGAATTGGCGGTGGTTCTGTTTGTACTACTCGTGTAAAAACAGGTGTAGGATATCCGCAGCTTTCGGCTATTATTGAATGTGCCGACGCTGCTCACGGTTTAGGCGGACATATTATTAGTGATGGCGGCTGTCAGACACCGGGAGATGTTGCAAAAGCATTCGGTGCGGGATCAGATTTTGTAATGTTAGGCGGAATGCTCGCCGGACATACAGAGAGTGGTGGAGAAGTGATAGAAATAGAAGGAGAAAAATTCAAGCAGTTTTACGGAATGAGTTCTAAAACAGCCATGGAGAAACATGTTGGAGGAGTGGCTGAGTACAGAGCAAGTGAAGGTAAAACAGTGCAGGTACCTTTTAAAGGTGAGGTTATCAATACAATATTAGATATTTTAGGCGGTTTGCGAAGTACCTGCACCTATGTGGGGGCTTCACGTCTAAAGGA